From Camelus bactrianus isolate YW-2024 breed Bactrian camel chromosome 16, ASM4877302v1, whole genome shotgun sequence, the proteins below share one genomic window:
- the MIEF2 gene encoding mitochondrial dynamics protein MID49 isoform X3 yields MLDPPWRSSPRIGASGGMLIDRATSSRDEDDVKGDATCLEDSWKELSLLKATPHLQPRPPPAALSQPTPLPAPSPSTPAGPAGADAPGAPRLSSPAPPCLTFQEKLLAFEQDHVTIPVAHVALAKQLAGDVALELQAYLRSKFPALPFGAVVPGGPLFDGLQAGAADPVRLLVPLALEPGLWSLVLGTDTVARDPRCWAVRRTQLEFRPRGSSPWDRFLVGGYLSSRVLLELLRKALTASVNWPAIGSLLGCLIRPRVASEELLLEVQHERLELTVAVLLAVTGAQAGDRLLLAWPLEGLAGNLWLQDLYPAEAARLRALDAGDTGTRRRLLLLLCGVCRGHSVLWRLGRSHLTQVVLRLGEEEADWAEEALGERFLQALELLIGSLEQASLPCHFNPCVNLLDGLREEEVEDLGYALYCGLQAPEGLLWGGVGHERW; encoded by the exons ATG CTGGACCCACCATGGCGGAGCTCTCCCAGAATCGGGGCAAGCGGCGGGATG ctcatCGACAGGGCCACCAGCTCTCGGGACGAGGATGATGTCAAGGGGGACGCCACATGTCTGGAGGACAGCTGGAAGGAACTGAGCCTGCTCAAGGCCACGCCACACCTCCAGCCACGGCCCCCACCTGCTGCCCTCagccagcccacgccactcccggccccctcaccctccaccccag CAGGGCCCGCAGGTGCAGATGCTCCAGGGGCGCCTCGGCTCAGCTCCCCCGCACCGCCGTGCCTGACGTTCCAGGAGAAGCTGCTGGCATTTGAGCAGGACCACGTGACCATCCCCGTGGCCCATGTGGCTCTGGCCAAACAGCTGGCTGGCGATGTTGCTCTGGAGCTGCAGGCCTACCTGCGAAGCAAGTTCCCCGCACTGCCCTTTGGGGCGGTCGTGCCCGGCGGGCCACTCTTTGACGGGCTGCAGGCGGGGGCTGCCGACCCTGTGCGCCTCCTGGTGCCCCTGGCCCTGGAGCCAGGCCTGTGGAGCCTGGTGCTTGGCACGGACACTGTGGCCAGGGACCCTCGCTGCTGGGCGGTGCGCAGGACTCAGCTGGAGTTCCGCCCCCGGGGGAGCAGCCCCTGGGACCGCTTCCTGGTAGGCGGCTACCTTTCCTCCCGGGTCCTGCTGGAGCTGCTCCGCAAGGCCCTCACCGCCTCCGTCAACTGGCCGGCCATCGGCAGCCTGCTCGGGTGCCTGATTCGGCCCCGCGTGGCCTCAGAGGAGCTGCTGCTCGAGGTGCAGCACGAGCGCCTGGAGCTCACCGTGGCTGTGCTCCTGGCCGTCACCGGGGCCCAGGCCGGAGACCGCCTCCTGCTGGCCTGGCCCCTGGAGGGGCTGGCAGGGAACCTCTGGCTGCAGGACTTGTACCCGGCGGAGGCCGCCAGGCTGCGGGCCCTGGATGCTGGTGACACTGGGACCCGCCGGCGGCTGCTGCTGTTGCTCTGCGGTGTCTGCCGTGGCCACTCTGTCCTGTGGCGGCTGGGTCGCAGCCACCTGACCCAGGTGGTTCTGcgcctgggggaggaggaggcggacTGGGCTGAGGAGGCACTGGGGGAGCGCTTCCTGCAGGCCCTGGAGCTGCTCATTGGCAGCCTGGAGCAGGCCAGCCTGCCCTGCCACTTCAACCCCTGCGTGAACCTGCTGGACGGCCTGCGGGAGGAGGAAGTCGAGGACCTGGGCTACGCCCTGTACTGTGGCCTGCAGGCCCCcgaggggctgctctggggggGCGTGGGGCACGAACGCTGGTGA
- the MIEF2 gene encoding mitochondrial dynamics protein MID49 isoform X4 translates to MLIDRATSSRDEDDVKGDATCLEDSWKELSLLKATPHLQPRPPPAALSQPTPLPAPSPSTPAGPAGADAPGAPRLSSPAPPCLTFQEKLLAFEQDHVTIPVAHVALAKQLAGDVALELQAYLRSKFPALPFGAVVPGGPLFDGLQAGAADPVRLLVPLALEPGLWSLVLGTDTVARDPRCWAVRRTQLEFRPRGSSPWDRFLVGGYLSSRVLLELLRKALTASVNWPAIGSLLGCLIRPRVASEELLLEVQHERLELTVAVLLAVTGAQAGDRLLLAWPLEGLAGNLWLQDLYPAEAARLRALDAGDTGTRRRLLLLLCGVCRGHSVLWRLGRSHLTQVVLRLGEEEADWAEEALGERFLQALELLIGSLEQASLPCHFNPCVNLLDGLREEEVEDLGYALYCGLQAPEGLLWGGVGHERW, encoded by the exons ATG ctcatCGACAGGGCCACCAGCTCTCGGGACGAGGATGATGTCAAGGGGGACGCCACATGTCTGGAGGACAGCTGGAAGGAACTGAGCCTGCTCAAGGCCACGCCACACCTCCAGCCACGGCCCCCACCTGCTGCCCTCagccagcccacgccactcccggccccctcaccctccaccccag CAGGGCCCGCAGGTGCAGATGCTCCAGGGGCGCCTCGGCTCAGCTCCCCCGCACCGCCGTGCCTGACGTTCCAGGAGAAGCTGCTGGCATTTGAGCAGGACCACGTGACCATCCCCGTGGCCCATGTGGCTCTGGCCAAACAGCTGGCTGGCGATGTTGCTCTGGAGCTGCAGGCCTACCTGCGAAGCAAGTTCCCCGCACTGCCCTTTGGGGCGGTCGTGCCCGGCGGGCCACTCTTTGACGGGCTGCAGGCGGGGGCTGCCGACCCTGTGCGCCTCCTGGTGCCCCTGGCCCTGGAGCCAGGCCTGTGGAGCCTGGTGCTTGGCACGGACACTGTGGCCAGGGACCCTCGCTGCTGGGCGGTGCGCAGGACTCAGCTGGAGTTCCGCCCCCGGGGGAGCAGCCCCTGGGACCGCTTCCTGGTAGGCGGCTACCTTTCCTCCCGGGTCCTGCTGGAGCTGCTCCGCAAGGCCCTCACCGCCTCCGTCAACTGGCCGGCCATCGGCAGCCTGCTCGGGTGCCTGATTCGGCCCCGCGTGGCCTCAGAGGAGCTGCTGCTCGAGGTGCAGCACGAGCGCCTGGAGCTCACCGTGGCTGTGCTCCTGGCCGTCACCGGGGCCCAGGCCGGAGACCGCCTCCTGCTGGCCTGGCCCCTGGAGGGGCTGGCAGGGAACCTCTGGCTGCAGGACTTGTACCCGGCGGAGGCCGCCAGGCTGCGGGCCCTGGATGCTGGTGACACTGGGACCCGCCGGCGGCTGCTGCTGTTGCTCTGCGGTGTCTGCCGTGGCCACTCTGTCCTGTGGCGGCTGGGTCGCAGCCACCTGACCCAGGTGGTTCTGcgcctgggggaggaggaggcggacTGGGCTGAGGAGGCACTGGGGGAGCGCTTCCTGCAGGCCCTGGAGCTGCTCATTGGCAGCCTGGAGCAGGCCAGCCTGCCCTGCCACTTCAACCCCTGCGTGAACCTGCTGGACGGCCTGCGGGAGGAGGAAGTCGAGGACCTGGGCTACGCCCTGTACTGTGGCCTGCAGGCCCCcgaggggctgctctggggggGCGTGGGGCACGAACGCTGGTGA
- the MIEF2 gene encoding mitochondrial dynamics protein MID49 isoform X1, with product MAELSQNRGKRRDGEVLGGAVDFLLANARLVLGVGGAAVLGIATLAVKRLIDRATSSRDEDDVKGDATCLEDSWKELSLLKATPHLQPRPPPAALSQPTPLPAPSPSTPAGPAGADAPGAPRLSSPAPPCLTFQEKLLAFEQDHVTIPVAHVALAKQLAGDVALELQAYLRSKFPALPFGAVVPGGPLFDGLQAGAADPVRLLVPLALEPGLWSLVLGTDTVARDPRCWAVRRTQLEFRPRGSSPWDRFLVGGYLSSRVLLELLRKALTASVNWPAIGSLLGCLIRPRVASEELLLEVQHERLELTVAVLLAVTGAQAGDRLLLAWPLEGLAGNLWLQDLYPAEAARLRALDAGDTGTRRRLLLLLCGVCRGHSVLWRLGRSHLTQVVLRLGEEEADWAEEALGERFLQALELLIGSLEQASLPCHFNPCVNLLDGLREEEVEDLGYALYCGLQAPEGLLWGGVGHERW from the exons ATGGCGGAGCTCTCCCAGAATCGGGGCAAGCGGCGGGATGGTGAGGTGCTGGGCGGCGCTGTGGACTTTCTCCTGGCCAACGCCCGCCTGGTGCTGGGTGTGGGCGGGGCTGCCGTGCTGGGCATCGCCACCCTGGCTGTGAAACGG ctcatCGACAGGGCCACCAGCTCTCGGGACGAGGATGATGTCAAGGGGGACGCCACATGTCTGGAGGACAGCTGGAAGGAACTGAGCCTGCTCAAGGCCACGCCACACCTCCAGCCACGGCCCCCACCTGCTGCCCTCagccagcccacgccactcccggccccctcaccctccaccccag CAGGGCCCGCAGGTGCAGATGCTCCAGGGGCGCCTCGGCTCAGCTCCCCCGCACCGCCGTGCCTGACGTTCCAGGAGAAGCTGCTGGCATTTGAGCAGGACCACGTGACCATCCCCGTGGCCCATGTGGCTCTGGCCAAACAGCTGGCTGGCGATGTTGCTCTGGAGCTGCAGGCCTACCTGCGAAGCAAGTTCCCCGCACTGCCCTTTGGGGCGGTCGTGCCCGGCGGGCCACTCTTTGACGGGCTGCAGGCGGGGGCTGCCGACCCTGTGCGCCTCCTGGTGCCCCTGGCCCTGGAGCCAGGCCTGTGGAGCCTGGTGCTTGGCACGGACACTGTGGCCAGGGACCCTCGCTGCTGGGCGGTGCGCAGGACTCAGCTGGAGTTCCGCCCCCGGGGGAGCAGCCCCTGGGACCGCTTCCTGGTAGGCGGCTACCTTTCCTCCCGGGTCCTGCTGGAGCTGCTCCGCAAGGCCCTCACCGCCTCCGTCAACTGGCCGGCCATCGGCAGCCTGCTCGGGTGCCTGATTCGGCCCCGCGTGGCCTCAGAGGAGCTGCTGCTCGAGGTGCAGCACGAGCGCCTGGAGCTCACCGTGGCTGTGCTCCTGGCCGTCACCGGGGCCCAGGCCGGAGACCGCCTCCTGCTGGCCTGGCCCCTGGAGGGGCTGGCAGGGAACCTCTGGCTGCAGGACTTGTACCCGGCGGAGGCCGCCAGGCTGCGGGCCCTGGATGCTGGTGACACTGGGACCCGCCGGCGGCTGCTGCTGTTGCTCTGCGGTGTCTGCCGTGGCCACTCTGTCCTGTGGCGGCTGGGTCGCAGCCACCTGACCCAGGTGGTTCTGcgcctgggggaggaggaggcggacTGGGCTGAGGAGGCACTGGGGGAGCGCTTCCTGCAGGCCCTGGAGCTGCTCATTGGCAGCCTGGAGCAGGCCAGCCTGCCCTGCCACTTCAACCCCTGCGTGAACCTGCTGGACGGCCTGCGGGAGGAGGAAGTCGAGGACCTGGGCTACGCCCTGTACTGTGGCCTGCAGGCCCCcgaggggctgctctggggggGCGTGGGGCACGAACGCTGGTGA
- the MIEF2 gene encoding mitochondrial dynamics protein MID49 isoform X2 produces MAELSQNRGKRRDGEVLGGAVDFLLANARLVLGVGGAAVLGIATLAVKRLIDRATSSRDEDDVKGDATCLEDSWKELSLLKATPHLQPRPPPAALSQPTPLPAPSPSTPGPAGADAPGAPRLSSPAPPCLTFQEKLLAFEQDHVTIPVAHVALAKQLAGDVALELQAYLRSKFPALPFGAVVPGGPLFDGLQAGAADPVRLLVPLALEPGLWSLVLGTDTVARDPRCWAVRRTQLEFRPRGSSPWDRFLVGGYLSSRVLLELLRKALTASVNWPAIGSLLGCLIRPRVASEELLLEVQHERLELTVAVLLAVTGAQAGDRLLLAWPLEGLAGNLWLQDLYPAEAARLRALDAGDTGTRRRLLLLLCGVCRGHSVLWRLGRSHLTQVVLRLGEEEADWAEEALGERFLQALELLIGSLEQASLPCHFNPCVNLLDGLREEEVEDLGYALYCGLQAPEGLLWGGVGHERW; encoded by the exons ATGGCGGAGCTCTCCCAGAATCGGGGCAAGCGGCGGGATGGTGAGGTGCTGGGCGGCGCTGTGGACTTTCTCCTGGCCAACGCCCGCCTGGTGCTGGGTGTGGGCGGGGCTGCCGTGCTGGGCATCGCCACCCTGGCTGTGAAACGG ctcatCGACAGGGCCACCAGCTCTCGGGACGAGGATGATGTCAAGGGGGACGCCACATGTCTGGAGGACAGCTGGAAGGAACTGAGCCTGCTCAAGGCCACGCCACACCTCCAGCCACGGCCCCCACCTGCTGCCCTCagccagcccacgccactcccggccccctcaccctccaccccag GGCCCGCAGGTGCAGATGCTCCAGGGGCGCCTCGGCTCAGCTCCCCCGCACCGCCGTGCCTGACGTTCCAGGAGAAGCTGCTGGCATTTGAGCAGGACCACGTGACCATCCCCGTGGCCCATGTGGCTCTGGCCAAACAGCTGGCTGGCGATGTTGCTCTGGAGCTGCAGGCCTACCTGCGAAGCAAGTTCCCCGCACTGCCCTTTGGGGCGGTCGTGCCCGGCGGGCCACTCTTTGACGGGCTGCAGGCGGGGGCTGCCGACCCTGTGCGCCTCCTGGTGCCCCTGGCCCTGGAGCCAGGCCTGTGGAGCCTGGTGCTTGGCACGGACACTGTGGCCAGGGACCCTCGCTGCTGGGCGGTGCGCAGGACTCAGCTGGAGTTCCGCCCCCGGGGGAGCAGCCCCTGGGACCGCTTCCTGGTAGGCGGCTACCTTTCCTCCCGGGTCCTGCTGGAGCTGCTCCGCAAGGCCCTCACCGCCTCCGTCAACTGGCCGGCCATCGGCAGCCTGCTCGGGTGCCTGATTCGGCCCCGCGTGGCCTCAGAGGAGCTGCTGCTCGAGGTGCAGCACGAGCGCCTGGAGCTCACCGTGGCTGTGCTCCTGGCCGTCACCGGGGCCCAGGCCGGAGACCGCCTCCTGCTGGCCTGGCCCCTGGAGGGGCTGGCAGGGAACCTCTGGCTGCAGGACTTGTACCCGGCGGAGGCCGCCAGGCTGCGGGCCCTGGATGCTGGTGACACTGGGACCCGCCGGCGGCTGCTGCTGTTGCTCTGCGGTGTCTGCCGTGGCCACTCTGTCCTGTGGCGGCTGGGTCGCAGCCACCTGACCCAGGTGGTTCTGcgcctgggggaggaggaggcggacTGGGCTGAGGAGGCACTGGGGGAGCGCTTCCTGCAGGCCCTGGAGCTGCTCATTGGCAGCCTGGAGCAGGCCAGCCTGCCCTGCCACTTCAACCCCTGCGTGAACCTGCTGGACGGCCTGCGGGAGGAGGAAGTCGAGGACCTGGGCTACGCCCTGTACTGTGGCCTGCAGGCCCCcgaggggctgctctggggggGCGTGGGGCACGAACGCTGGTGA